In Pirellula sp. SH-Sr6A, the DNA window GACAATATCCTGGTTAGGGATCGAGGCGATGGGGTCCGAGGAAGCAAACAAACCGATGCACCGGACCCAACCGAGCAGAGGGCGATCACGCATATTCAACCTTTGGAGAAGATCGGTCCCTATTCGCTGGTGGAGTGCCAGTTGGAAACAGGACGCACGCATCAAATCCGAATTCATTTGGCCGAGGCAGGTCACTTGCTATGTGGTGACACAATTTATGGTCGCAATCGGGATGGCAGCCGAACGGAAGATGTGAGCGGCGCGCCCCGTCAGGCTCTTCATTCCGCAACGCTGGTGTTCAAGCACCCGATCTCCGGTGAGTCGCTTCGCTTCAAGATGCCTTGGCCTGCTGATTTGTTTCAGTGGCTCAAACAACTGCGCAGCGATCATCGCTAGCAAGACGATCCCTTGGCGTCCTGACTGCGAGTCAAACATTACCCGATGCCAAGAGGCACGAGCCGGTTAGGTACAGTGTTTGCGGCCACCGCTTTGCGGCGCGGCGGGCTTTTCCCGCTCGCCCTCGGATTTCCGCTAGACTAATGAGACGATGATCGCTTTTGAGATCGGATCAAGTTGGTTTGCACGGAGATGAACCGAGACAAATAGACACGCAAAGTTCGGAACAGGAGCTACTAGTGACGAATTGGCACAAACTGGGGCACGACGAGGTCTTGAAGGTCCTTTCCACGGACGAAAAGGGCCTTGGAAAATCCGAAGCAGAAAAGCGTCTGAAAGAGAACGGCCCGAATCGCCTCCCGCAGCAACCGCCGACCCCTTGGTGGAAGATTCTCCTGCGCCAGTTCCAAAGCCCGCTGATATACGTTTTGGTTGGTGCGACGATACTCTCGGTTGCTTTAGGGGAAGACAAAGATGCCATCTTCGTCGCCATCGTGCTCGCCCTCAATGCCGTGATCGGGGGCTATCAGGAATGGAGCGCGGAGAAGAGCAGCCGAGCTCTGCAAAAGCTTCTTCAAATTCGGGCGACCGTGACTCGCGATGGCGACACCACGGAGATCGATGCGGAAGAGCTGGCCCCCGGAGATATCGTCTCACTCGAGTCAGGCAATCGAGTCCCCGCCGATCTTCGATTGTTACAAGCTACTGGATTCGAAGTCGATGAATCGCTTCTCACCGGCGAATCGCTCGCGGTTGTGAAGGACAGCGAATGGCTGGGAACAGACGCAACACCGATGGCCGATCGACGGAACCTCGCGTTTGCGGCATCGATTGTCGTTCGAGGTCGCGCTCAAGGGGTGGTTGTCGGAACAGGAGGACACACCGAAGTTGGCAAGCTAGCGGTAGATGTTCTTTCCAGTTCGGGTGGCAAGCCTCCGCTCATCGAGCGCATGGAGAAGTTTTCCACAGCAATCGCTTACGTCGTGCTGGTTTCTGTCGTGGCGGTTTCGCTTATCGCGATCTTCGTGCATGGACATACGCTGCAAGAGATGCTTTTGTTCGGCGTCGCCCTGGCTGTTTCCGCCATACCAGAAGGGCTGCCAGCCGCACTGACGGTCGCTTTGGCCGTTGGCACGACGCGCATGGCCAAGCGTGGAGTGATCGTCCGGCGCCTAGCAGCCGTCGAAGGATTGGGAAGCTGCACAATGATTGCCAGCGACAAGACCGGCACTCTCACTTGTAACGAACTTACGGTCCAGCGGGTCCTGGCCGCCGATCACGCATCGATTCTTGTGACGGGGAGTGGCTTTCAGCCGATCGGAGAACCCCAGATCGATGGCAAACCGCTCGATGCCACGAAATACCCGCCTCTGGTCGATCTGATCGAAGCGGGAGTACTATGCAACGAGGGAGACTTGCATCAGAACGGATCGGATTGGAAATGGCATGGAGACCCCACCGACATCGCCTTGCTCGGCCTAGCTATCAAGTCAAAGTTGAATCCACAGACGATTCGCGACCAGCATCCGGAAACGGGAGCAATTCCCTTCGAGCCAGAGTTCCAGTTTGCTGCGACCGCCCATCGCATCGAGACAGGGACTCGCATATGCGTCAAAGGAGCCCCCGAAAAAGTGCTTCGCATGTGCGCCATTTCGGAACAAACCGAGGCATGGGAACATTGGATGCACCACGCAGAGGAGTTGGCTCGACAAGGTTTCCGCGTGCTCGCGATCGCCTCGGGAAATCGCCCTGAAGAATCGATTGATCTCGATCCGCAACGGCCCCCGCAAGGCCTTGCGTTTCTCGGCTTCATCGGAATGATCGACCCGCTTCGGCCGGGTGTGAAACAAGCGGTGGAACAGTGTCAGTTAGCCGGCATCACGGTCTGCATGGTCACCGGAGACCACCCCGTCACCGCGCTCGCCATTTCAAAGGACCTCGGCATGGCAGATTCACCTGCTAGCGTGGTCGCGGGCCAGTCGCTCAACGGGCTCTCTCAAGAGGAACTGCGCGAAATGATCCGAACCAAACGGGTCTTCGCACGCGTCACACCGAGACAGAAATTAGAGTTGGTCAACGCAGCCCGCGCCGAAGGGCACTTTGTGGCAGTTACCGGCGACGGCGTCAACGATGCGCCCGCCTTGCGCGCTTCGAATATCGGCATTGCAATGGGGAAATCGGGAACCGACGTGGCGAGAGAAGCTGCCGAATTGGTTATCTCCGATGACAACTTCGCAACCATCATCGCCGGAGTTGAAGAAGGCAGGATCGCCTATGACAATATTCGCAAAGTCATCTATCTGCTCGTTTCGATGGGATTTGCGGAAGTCCTTCTCATCGGTGCCACCTTTGTGATGGGCGCGTATCTACCGATACCCTTTCTGCCCGTACAACTATTGTGGCTTAACCTGGTAACCGATGGTATCCAAGGTGTTGCGTTGGCGTTCGAACCGGGCGAGCAAGGCGTCTTGCGCCGCAAGCCGCGCAGCCCGAGCGAACCAATCTTCGATCGATTGATGCTCGAAAGGATCATCATCGCCGCCATCACCATGATGGTTGTCGGCACCGGAGCCTTTTGGTGGATGATTCAAGCGGGATGGAGCGAAGCTTCGGCACGAAACGCCCTCCTCCTGCTTACCGTTCTTTTCCAGAACATCCACATCGGAAACTGCCGCTCAGAAACCAAGAGCGGTTTGAGGCAATCGCCACTGAAAACCCCATTCCTTTTCGCAGGTGCGATCGGGGCGCTCGGGATTCACATCTTCGCCATGCATTTCCCTCCGTTGCAGGCCGTTCTCCGGATCGAACCGGTTAGCTGGCAAGTCTGGGGAGCTATGTTCGCCCTCTCACTGACCGCGTTTGTCACAATCGAGATCCACAAATGGACTTGGTGGCTCCGGTATGGAGACGAGCGTTGAGGGAGGCGACAGGCAGCGTGCTGGGCCAGTTGGGGAATCACTACCCATGACGGTATACTCCTTGCAAGCACCGTTTTGTTGCGTCGGTGGATCGGTGTCTCTATCCCTTTCTCTCCCCAAGTGTTATGTTTCTCGCGTTGATGACGTCAATTCGATCGACTTTCGCCCACTCGGTTTGCTGGGGAGGGGCTATGTCCATCGGCCTTTATGCTGGCGCATGCTCCCTTGCGGATGACTCGGGAGCATTGCGAGAACCCCCGGAGCGAGTGGAGCCGGGAACCCCAGAGGAAGCGTCCTTGATCGCAACGAGTCTTCATCAACAATTCGCGGAACTCTGGTCCGGCATGTCCGCCGGAGCCAAACGGGGTTACCAACATTTGGTTTCGAATCCGTATCTCCCACACGATTTCGATTTGGAAGTCGTTCAGGAATTGGAACAGAATCGTACTGCCCGATTACCCGTGGAGGGATTCTCGGACGACCTTTCGGGTAGACAACGATTCTTTGCACGCTTTGGATTGTCAAGTCGCCCCGATGCACCGGAGCTCCCCCTGCAGTACGTACAAACTTCGGAGAATCGGTTTGTTATGAATTGCTTCGCCTGCCACGGAGGAAACTTGTACGGAGCAACCTACCCCGGAGCGCCGAACACACTTTACATGCTCGAGTCCCTCACCGAATCGGTGCGAAAGACCAAGATTCAGCTGGGTAAGCCATTGGGGCACATGGATATCGGATCGTTTGTCATGCCTCTCGGCAGAACGATGGGGACAAGCAATGCGGTCATGTTTGGTGTCGCCTTGATGAACTACCGAGATGAGGAATTGCGAATCTACCCG includes these proteins:
- a CDS encoding cation-translocating P-type ATPase, encoding MTNWHKLGHDEVLKVLSTDEKGLGKSEAEKRLKENGPNRLPQQPPTPWWKILLRQFQSPLIYVLVGATILSVALGEDKDAIFVAIVLALNAVIGGYQEWSAEKSSRALQKLLQIRATVTRDGDTTEIDAEELAPGDIVSLESGNRVPADLRLLQATGFEVDESLLTGESLAVVKDSEWLGTDATPMADRRNLAFAASIVVRGRAQGVVVGTGGHTEVGKLAVDVLSSSGGKPPLIERMEKFSTAIAYVVLVSVVAVSLIAIFVHGHTLQEMLLFGVALAVSAIPEGLPAALTVALAVGTTRMAKRGVIVRRLAAVEGLGSCTMIASDKTGTLTCNELTVQRVLAADHASILVTGSGFQPIGEPQIDGKPLDATKYPPLVDLIEAGVLCNEGDLHQNGSDWKWHGDPTDIALLGLAIKSKLNPQTIRDQHPETGAIPFEPEFQFAATAHRIETGTRICVKGAPEKVLRMCAISEQTEAWEHWMHHAEELARQGFRVLAIASGNRPEESIDLDPQRPPQGLAFLGFIGMIDPLRPGVKQAVEQCQLAGITVCMVTGDHPVTALAISKDLGMADSPASVVAGQSLNGLSQEELREMIRTKRVFARVTPRQKLELVNAARAEGHFVAVTGDGVNDAPALRASNIGIAMGKSGTDVAREAAELVISDDNFATIIAGVEEGRIAYDNIRKVIYLLVSMGFAEVLLIGATFVMGAYLPIPFLPVQLLWLNLVTDGIQGVALAFEPGEQGVLRRKPRSPSEPIFDRLMLERIIIAAITMMVVGTGAFWWMIQAGWSEASARNALLLLTVLFQNIHIGNCRSETKSGLRQSPLKTPFLFAGAIGALGIHIFAMHFPPLQAVLRIEPVSWQVWGAMFALSLTAFVTIEIHKWTWWLRYGDER